One segment of Primulina huaijiensis isolate GDHJ02 unplaced genomic scaffold, ASM1229523v2 scaffold25443, whole genome shotgun sequence DNA contains the following:
- the LOC140967573 gene encoding organic cation/carnitine transporter 1: MDEEAQSFVKKPSSKLVPCGTGNKVQLTVDEVVEEYVGSFGFSQLLQVFLVSIAWIFDSHSTLVTIFTDAQPDSWLCIETNCGGGGRRGGTDSVCGLKPGTWEWSNGNASSTIAEWGLVCDRRFLAAVPASLYFLGSLIGSAVYGRLADAFLGRKRAVLLSCILTSATTFLTSISPNIWIYAVLRFANGFSRSGIGICCLVLSTEAVGRKWRGQVGQYGFFFFAAGFLSIPLIAYPTRTCWRNLYKIMSFLPLVYSIFILVPFVSESPRWLVVRGRSEEALEILKRYARMNGRELPQNICILEPSSMEKVPGNSSPIKKLWSTKWAMKRMAMVMLTGFGVGFVYYGIQLNVENLDFNLYFTVAINAMMEIPAVFIGSVLLSFTNRRLLFSCSAFLAGISCISCIFFSTREHKKGSLPQLMVEAVGFMAASTAFDVLYIYCVELFPTNVRNFAVSMLRQALMLGASISPLLVVLGRLSPSLSLLVFGVLSIVSGYFILWLPETKNCPLYETLEQQEVEEQLDRVSGDYGMELG; encoded by the exons ATGGATGAAGAAGCACAAAGCTTTGTGAAAAAACCGAGCTCAAAATTAGTACCGTGTGGAACTGGAAACAAGGTGCAGCTCACAGTGGATGAAGTGGTGGAAGAGTATGTGGGATCGTTTGGGTTTTCACAGCTTCTGCAAGTATTCTTGGTTTCAATAGCTTGGATATTTGATTCCCACAGCACATTGGTCACGATATTCACCGATGCGCAGCCGGATTCTTGGCTGTGCATTGAGACGAACTGCGGCGGCGGTGGCAGGAGGGGAGGGACGGATTCTGTTTGTGGGTTGAAGCCGGGGACTTGGGAGTGGAGTAATGGAAATGCAAGCTCCACCATCGCTGAATGGGGACTGGTTTGTGATCGCAGATTTCTTGCTGCCGTTCCAGCGTCACTCTACTTTCTTGGATCCCTCATAG GCTCCGCTGTGTATGGTCGCCTAGCAGATGCTTTCCTCGGAAGAAAAAGAGCAGTGCTGCTTTCGTGTATTCTAACCTCCGCAACAACCTTCCTCACCTCCATATCCCCAAACATATGGATATACGCAGTCCTCCGATTCGCAAATGGGTTCTCTCGTTCGGGCATAGGCATATGCTGCCTTGTGCTATCGACAGAGGCCGTTGGCCGAAAATGGCGGGGCCAAGTAGGCCAATACGGTTTCTTTTTCTTTGCAGCAGGGTTTCTCTCAATTCCCTTGATTGCTTACCCGACAAGAACATGTTGGAGAAATTTGTATAAGATTATGTCATTTCTCCCACTTGTTTACTCGATATTTATACTCGTACCTTTTGTATCAGAGTCTCCTAGGTGGCTTGTTGTTAGGGGTAGGAGTGAAGAAGCTCTTGAAATCTTGAAAAGATACGCAAGAATGAATGGGAGAGAACTGCCtcaaaatatttgtattttagAGCCGTCAAGCATGGAAAAAGTACCAGGAAACTCCTCCCCTATAAAGAAACTGTGGAGCACCAAATGGGCTATGAAGAGAATGGCCATGGTTATGCTAACCGGTTTTGGCGTCGGATTCGTGTACTACGGGATCCAACTAAACGTCGAGAACCTCGACTTCAATCTCTACTTCACCGTTGCCATAAACGCGATGATGGAGATCCCCGCTGTTTTCATTGGCAGCGTTCTTTTAAGCTTCACCAATCGCCGTCTCCTGTTCTCTTGCTCGGCTTTTCTCGCCGGGATTTCTTGCATTTCCTGCATCTTTTTCTCCACCCGAGAGCACAAGAAGGGGAGTCTGCCACAGCTGATGGTTGAGGCGGTAGGATTCATGGCCGCCTCAACGGCATTTGATGTTTTATATATCTATTGTGTGGAGCTTTTTCCAACAAATGTAAGGAACTTCGCTGTTTCCATGCTGAGGCAGGCACTGATGTTGGGGGCTTCGATTTCACCTTTGCTAGTTGTGTTGGGGAGATTAAGCCCGTCTCTTTCGTTGCTTGTTTTCGGTGTTCTTTCCATTGTCAGTGGATATTTTATCTTGTGGCTGCCTGAGACCAAGAATTGCCCGTTGTATGAGACTTTAGAGCAGCAGGAGGTGGAGGAGCAATTGGATCGTGTAAGTGGAGATTATGGCATGGAATTAGGCTAA